A stretch of the Jeotgalibacillus haloalkalitolerans genome encodes the following:
- the rbsK gene encoding ribokinase: protein MITVAGSLNIDLVTEAERFPLPGETILGTGFSTVFGGKGANQAVAAARLGGQVKMVGKVGNDLYGESYLEYLTNETVDVSNVKPVTHLPTGTASIVVAEQDNQIIVVAGANGDVDGDFIKEEMTGSQKGVLLVQLEIPDEAVEEAMKAAKANGSTVILNPAPFKPLPAEWWELADYITPNEHEAASLKKESNFHEAYREKLIVTRGSEGASFFEKGEEVLVPAPKVTPVDTTGAGDTFNGALAAFLDQGLALRQAVEKAVKAASMSITALGAQSAMPTLQQLEGGGDHAEK from the coding sequence ATGATTACAGTAGCAGGCAGCTTGAATATAGATCTTGTCACAGAAGCAGAGCGTTTTCCACTTCCGGGAGAGACCATTCTGGGTACCGGTTTCTCCACTGTGTTTGGTGGAAAAGGTGCAAATCAGGCCGTTGCAGCAGCAAGGCTTGGTGGACAGGTGAAAATGGTCGGTAAGGTTGGAAATGACCTTTACGGAGAAAGTTACCTTGAGTATTTAACGAACGAAACAGTTGATGTATCAAATGTGAAACCGGTTACACATTTACCTACAGGCACTGCATCTATTGTGGTGGCAGAGCAGGATAATCAGATTATTGTAGTGGCTGGGGCAAATGGAGACGTAGACGGGGACTTCATAAAAGAAGAAATGACCGGTTCGCAAAAAGGAGTCCTGCTGGTTCAGCTTGAGATCCCGGATGAAGCGGTAGAAGAAGCGATGAAAGCAGCAAAAGCAAACGGCAGCACCGTGATTTTAAACCCTGCACCTTTCAAACCGCTACCGGCTGAATGGTGGGAGCTTGCAGACTATATCACACCAAACGAGCATGAGGCGGCTTCTCTTAAGAAAGAAAGCAACTTTCATGAAGCGTACAGAGAAAAGTTAATCGTCACACGAGGCAGCGAAGGCGCAAGCTTTTTTGAAAAAGGTGAGGAAGTGCTGGTACCGGCACCGAAAGTAACACCGGTTGATACGACTGGGGCAGGCGATACGTTTAACGGAGCGCTTGCAGCATTTCTGGATCAGGGGCTTGCACTGAGACAGGCTGTTGAAAAAGCAGTCAAGGCAGCCAGTATGTCGATTACGGCGCTTGGTGCACAAAGTGCGATGCCGACACTGCAGCAGCTTGAAGGAGGCGGAGATCATGCGGAAAAGTAA
- the rbsD gene encoding D-ribose pyranase, with amino-acid sequence MRKSNFLNSEITKVLADLGHTDTVVIADCGLPIPEHVKKIDLSLTLGIPDIETVLKAVLKEMEVESVTVAKEADAQNQAFSHLVNEQFDSIEKVSHEKFKQQTSSARAVIRTGEHTPYANIILHAGVIF; translated from the coding sequence ATGCGGAAAAGTAACTTTTTAAACAGTGAAATTACGAAAGTGCTGGCTGATCTTGGTCATACAGACACTGTTGTGATTGCGGATTGCGGTCTCCCAATACCTGAGCATGTGAAAAAAATTGACCTGTCTCTAACGCTTGGCATTCCGGACATTGAAACGGTTTTAAAAGCAGTATTGAAGGAGATGGAGGTCGAGTCAGTCACGGTTGCAAAAGAGGCGGATGCTCAAAACCAGGCATTCAGCCATTTAGTAAACGAACAATTTGATTCAATTGAAAAAGTGTCACATGAAAAATTCAAACAGCAAACCTCTTCAGCCAGAGCAGTTATCAGGACAGGAGAACATACGCCATATGCAAACATTATCCTGCACGCGGGGGTGATCTTTTGA
- a CDS encoding sugar ABC transporter ATP-binding protein produces MSDIHKSFGQVEVLTGVSFDLKPGEIHALMGENGAGKSTLMKILTGIHSKDQGEIIYKGKKTAFKSPKEAEKAGISVIHQELNIIPELTVAENFFLGKEKTAGKTGILRNKEMNEEAKAWLMELGIKLDPKKSAAECSVGQQQMIEIARAVSADSEVLIMDEPTAALTKKEIDVLFNVMNGLRKKNVAIVYISHRMEEIFSMCDRITVLRDGASVGTRVIKETNFQEVVKMMVGRELGEQFPERKVTPGKVRLTVENLTSSTGVKSASFDLKEGEILGVAGLMGAGRTELMRALFGADKSSGVIQIEGKTLNKPTPKKSIRAGMAFVTEDRKGEGLILNQTVRENLSTAQFNNISKWSLMNTKKEQASAAELIERLRIKTSGPEQEAKSLSGGNQQKIVIGKWLATNPSVLILDEPTRGVDVGAKKEIYQIMNDLTARGVSIIMVSSELPEILGMSDRILVMHEGKVTAIMNRADADQEKIMTAATGGE; encoded by the coding sequence ATGTCGGATATTCACAAATCTTTTGGACAGGTTGAAGTGCTTACGGGCGTCTCGTTTGACCTGAAGCCTGGTGAAATTCACGCGCTGATGGGTGAAAACGGGGCAGGTAAGTCAACGCTGATGAAAATTCTCACTGGTATTCATTCAAAAGACCAGGGAGAGATCATCTACAAAGGTAAGAAAACAGCTTTTAAAAGTCCAAAAGAAGCTGAAAAAGCCGGAATCAGCGTAATTCATCAGGAGCTGAATATTATTCCTGAGCTGACAGTTGCAGAAAACTTCTTTTTAGGAAAAGAAAAAACGGCCGGTAAGACAGGCATTTTGAGAAACAAAGAAATGAATGAAGAAGCAAAAGCGTGGCTGATGGAGCTTGGGATCAAGCTCGATCCGAAAAAGTCTGCTGCTGAATGTTCTGTTGGTCAGCAGCAGATGATCGAGATTGCAAGAGCTGTATCTGCTGACAGTGAAGTCCTAATTATGGATGAACCGACAGCTGCGCTGACGAAAAAAGAAATTGATGTTCTTTTCAACGTGATGAATGGTCTCAGAAAGAAAAACGTCGCAATTGTGTATATTTCTCACCGGATGGAAGAGATTTTCAGCATGTGCGACAGGATTACTGTACTGAGAGATGGTGCTTCTGTTGGCACCAGAGTCATTAAAGAAACCAATTTTCAGGAAGTTGTAAAGATGATGGTTGGACGCGAGCTTGGTGAACAGTTTCCTGAAAGAAAGGTGACACCGGGGAAAGTGCGGCTGACGGTGGAAAACCTGACATCATCTACCGGAGTCAAATCGGCATCATTTGATTTGAAAGAAGGAGAGATCCTGGGCGTTGCCGGCTTGATGGGTGCCGGAAGAACAGAGCTGATGAGAGCGTTGTTTGGAGCTGATAAAAGCTCAGGTGTGATTCAGATTGAAGGAAAAACGCTGAATAAGCCGACGCCCAAAAAATCGATCCGTGCCGGAATGGCATTTGTCACAGAAGACCGTAAAGGCGAAGGTTTAATTCTTAATCAGACAGTCAGAGAGAACCTTTCAACTGCTCAGTTCAACAATATTTCCAAATGGAGCCTGATGAATACAAAGAAAGAACAGGCTTCAGCAGCTGAACTGATCGAACGGCTGAGAATTAAGACATCCGGGCCCGAACAGGAAGCGAAATCGCTCAGTGGAGGTAATCAGCAGAAGATTGTCATTGGCAAATGGCTTGCAACGAATCCTTCCGTACTGATTCTTGATGAACCGACCAGAGGGGTTGATGTCGGTGCGAAGAAAGAGATTTATCAGATTATGAATGATCTGACGGCAAGAGGTGTGTCTATCATTATGGTGTCATCAGAGCTTCCTGAAATCCTCGGGATGTCAGACCGTATCCTTGTGATGCATGAGGGGAAAGTGACTGCAATCATGAACCGGGCTGATGCGGATCAGGAAAAAATTATGACAGCAGCAACAGGAGGAGAGTAA
- a CDS encoding ABC transporter permease subunit: protein MKNSGIIQKIGPFLGLLLIVVVLSILSPNFLDLNNILNILRQVSINALIAFGMTFVILTGGIDLSVGSMLALGAALTAGAMTSGFDPILAILIGLLIGAAMGAFNGIIITKGKVAPFIATLATMTIYRGLTLVYTEGRPVTGLSDAFSFQMIGKGYIFGIPFPVVTMFLAFGVLWFILKKTTFGRGVYSVGGNEEASRLAGLNVDRIKIGVYTLTGVLSVLAGIILTSRLNSAQPTAGTAYELDAIAAVVLGGTSLTGGRGWIVGTLIGALIIGVLNNGLNLMNVSSFYQQVVKGGVILLAVLLDRKKAA from the coding sequence TTGAAAAACTCAGGTATTATCCAAAAAATCGGTCCTTTCCTTGGATTGTTACTGATCGTAGTCGTGCTATCCATTTTAAGTCCGAACTTCCTTGACCTTAACAATATCCTGAATATTTTAAGACAGGTATCAATTAATGCATTAATTGCATTTGGGATGACATTTGTTATTTTGACTGGCGGGATTGACCTGTCAGTAGGTTCGATGCTGGCACTTGGTGCAGCACTTACTGCAGGTGCGATGACATCAGGTTTTGATCCGATTCTGGCCATTTTAATCGGCTTATTGATCGGAGCAGCAATGGGTGCCTTTAACGGGATTATTATCACAAAAGGTAAGGTTGCACCGTTTATTGCAACACTGGCAACCATGACCATTTACCGCGGGCTGACGCTTGTGTATACAGAAGGTCGTCCGGTAACAGGATTGTCTGATGCATTTTCATTTCAGATGATTGGTAAAGGGTATATTTTCGGGATTCCGTTCCCCGTCGTTACGATGTTTTTAGCTTTTGGTGTTCTATGGTTCATTTTAAAGAAAACGACATTTGGACGCGGTGTTTATTCAGTCGGCGGTAATGAAGAGGCATCAAGACTTGCCGGGTTAAATGTAGACCGGATTAAAATCGGCGTCTATACGTTAACAGGTGTGCTGAGCGTGCTTGCGGGAATTATCCTCACATCCCGTTTGAACTCAGCTCAACCGACAGCCGGTACTGCATATGAACTAGATGCGATTGCTGCTGTTGTATTAGGCGGGACAAGTCTGACTGGCGGTCGCGGATGGATTGTCGGCACTTTAATCGGTGCACTGATCATCGGTGTCCTCAACAACGGACTTAATTTAATGAATGTATCTTCTTTTTATCAACAGGTGGTAAAAGGCGGCGTGATTCTGCTGGCAGTCCTGCTGGATCGGAAGAAAGCTGCTTAA
- the rbsB gene encoding ribose ABC transporter substrate-binding protein RbsB: MKKRLFLTLMLMMSLVLAACSLDSPGSESEDTGSDEGGSEGAGTIGFSISTLNNPFFVTLAEGAEAQAEEAGMDITVVDAQDDPAKQASDIEDLIQQGVDIILVNPTDSAAVASAIESANNADIPVITVDRSAEGGEVVTHIASDNVEGGRLAGNFIIEELGGSGNVVELEGISGSSAARERGEGFNEVIAESDIEVVANQTANFDRAEGLSVMENIIQSGAEFDAVFAHNDEMALGAVEALEAAGMSDVMVVGFDATDDAVAAVEAGTMAATVAQKPDEIGISAIDTAQAVLDGETVEEFVPVELELVTQ; encoded by the coding sequence TTGAAGAAAAGATTATTTTTAACGTTGATGCTGATGATGTCACTGGTTTTGGCTGCATGTTCTCTGGATTCACCAGGCTCTGAAAGTGAAGATACAGGAAGCGATGAAGGTGGCAGTGAAGGAGCAGGCACAATTGGATTTTCTATTTCAACTTTAAACAACCCGTTCTTTGTGACACTTGCGGAAGGTGCAGAAGCACAGGCAGAAGAAGCTGGTATGGATATTACAGTTGTCGATGCTCAGGATGACCCGGCAAAACAGGCCAGTGATATTGAAGACCTGATTCAGCAGGGAGTAGACATCATTCTTGTGAACCCAACCGATTCTGCAGCAGTTGCATCAGCGATTGAATCAGCGAACAATGCTGATATTCCGGTGATTACAGTAGACAGAAGCGCTGAAGGTGGAGAAGTGGTTACACATATTGCCTCTGATAACGTTGAAGGCGGACGTCTTGCAGGGAACTTTATTATCGAAGAGCTTGGCGGATCAGGTAATGTTGTAGAGCTTGAAGGGATTTCAGGATCTTCAGCAGCACGTGAGCGTGGAGAAGGGTTCAACGAAGTGATTGCAGAAAGCGACATTGAAGTAGTTGCGAACCAGACAGCAAACTTTGATCGTGCAGAAGGACTTTCTGTTATGGAAAACATCATTCAGAGCGGTGCGGAATTTGATGCAGTATTTGCCCACAATGATGAGATGGCACTTGGTGCTGTAGAAGCACTTGAAGCGGCAGGCATGTCAGATGTCATGGTAGTCGGCTTTGATGCGACAGATGACGCTGTGGCAGCTGTAGAAGCTGGTACAATGGCAGCAACAGTCGCACAGAAGCCGGATGAAATCGGTATAAGTGCGATTGATACAGCACAGGCAGTACTTGATGGCGAGACGGTAGAAGAGTTTGTGCCGGTTGAGCTTGAGCTTGTGACGCAGTAA
- the argS gene encoding arginine--tRNA ligase, with protein MDYQSLFAEALYQQLRDQLDQEKVYQLIEKPKFTEMGDFAFPCFELAKIFRKAPNQIASDLAEKLELPPLFEKVEAVGGYVNVFLDQTEVSGSVVAEVIQAKDHYGTMNHGNGEVITIDFSSPNIAKPFSMGHLRSTVIGHSLARIAEKNGFEVVRINHLGDWGTQFGKLIAAYKLWGNEEKIREKPIKELLKLYVQFHDEAERDPSLIDEGRLWFKRLEDGDQEAHALWEWFRDESLKEFNSIYELLGVTFDSTQGEAFYNDKMDRVVQLLEEKKLLEESDGALVVQTAEGMPPCLIKKKDGTTLYATRDLAAAIYRHEIYGSERSLYVVGNEQTLHFKQLFLVLEKMGYEWSQGLKHVPFGMMLKDGKKMSTRKGKVVLLEEVLKEAVSLAQQNIADKNPSLPDQERVAHQVGTGAVIFHDLKNHRLNDVEFSLDAMLKFEGETGPYVQYTHARASSILRKASYRVNAAQLMFSDDTAWAVVKCLMGFPEAVTRAFEGNDPSQIAKYVLELAKSFNQYYGNVRILDAVEGRQEKLSLVHAVQIVLKEGMYLLGLEAPEEM; from the coding sequence ATGGACTATCAATCGTTATTTGCAGAAGCTTTATATCAGCAGCTGAGAGATCAGCTGGATCAGGAAAAGGTGTATCAGCTGATTGAAAAGCCGAAATTTACGGAGATGGGTGATTTTGCTTTTCCATGCTTTGAGCTTGCGAAGATTTTTCGGAAGGCACCAAACCAGATCGCCAGTGACCTTGCTGAAAAGCTTGAGCTGCCGCCTCTTTTTGAAAAGGTGGAAGCGGTTGGCGGATATGTAAATGTCTTTTTAGATCAGACGGAAGTTTCGGGTTCAGTGGTTGCTGAAGTGATTCAAGCGAAAGATCATTATGGCACGATGAATCATGGAAATGGGGAAGTCATTACGATCGATTTCTCCTCGCCGAATATTGCAAAACCCTTTTCCATGGGACACCTGCGTTCAACTGTCATTGGTCACTCGCTTGCCCGGATTGCGGAGAAAAATGGATTTGAAGTTGTACGAATTAACCATTTGGGTGACTGGGGTACGCAGTTTGGCAAGCTGATTGCTGCCTACAAGCTTTGGGGAAATGAAGAGAAGATTCGTGAAAAGCCGATTAAGGAGCTGCTGAAGCTGTATGTTCAGTTTCATGATGAGGCGGAACGTGATCCATCTCTCATTGATGAGGGGCGGCTGTGGTTCAAGCGGCTTGAGGATGGTGACCAGGAGGCGCACGCTCTGTGGGAATGGTTCAGAGATGAATCGCTGAAGGAGTTTAACAGTATTTACGAGCTGCTTGGTGTCACGTTTGATTCAACGCAGGGGGAGGCTTTTTATAACGATAAGATGGACCGGGTTGTGCAGCTGCTTGAGGAGAAAAAGCTTTTAGAGGAGTCTGACGGTGCGCTTGTGGTGCAGACAGCTGAGGGAATGCCGCCGTGTCTCATTAAAAAGAAGGACGGTACAACGCTTTACGCGACGCGCGATCTGGCAGCGGCGATTTATCGTCACGAGATTTATGGATCGGAGCGGTCATTATATGTGGTTGGCAATGAGCAGACGCTGCATTTTAAACAGCTGTTTCTCGTTCTTGAAAAGATGGGCTATGAGTGGAGTCAGGGGTTGAAGCATGTTCCGTTTGGCATGATGCTGAAGGATGGCAAGAAGATGTCGACGCGGAAAGGAAAAGTCGTGCTGCTTGAGGAAGTGCTGAAGGAAGCGGTAAGTCTGGCGCAGCAGAATATTGCAGATAAAAATCCTTCCCTTCCTGATCAGGAGCGGGTTGCACATCAGGTCGGGACGGGTGCTGTTATCTTTCATGACTTGAAGAATCACCGTTTAAACGATGTGGAATTTTCGCTGGATGCCATGCTGAAGTTTGAAGGAGAGACAGGTCCTTATGTTCAGTACACGCATGCGCGTGCGTCTTCCATTCTCAGAAAAGCTTCATATCGCGTAAATGCTGCCCAGCTGATGTTCTCAGATGACACTGCATGGGCTGTGGTCAAATGTCTGATGGGCTTCCCGGAAGCTGTGACGCGTGCATTTGAAGGGAATGACCCTTCACAGATTGCGAAATATGTACTTGAACTGGCAAAGTCGTTTAATCAGTACTACGGAAACGTGCGGATTCTGGATGCGGTTGAGGGAAGACAGGAGAAGCTGTCGCTGGTTCATGCTGTACAGATTGTCTTAAAAGAAGGTATGTATTTACTTGGGCTGGAGGCACCTGAAGAGATGTAA
- a CDS encoding DUF1349 domain-containing protein, producing MWNNYQWMNKPQKIEEQNDRLIFHTQGDTDFWRNTHYQFNRMTGHALLKRIPSEEFRCTGSFKVKPEHTFDQAGILIYVDEDNWMKCSVEYIPEGPSHLGAVVTSHAYSDWSTQNFSNERIGEEMTFEIIYQSNDVEIYFIDQEGNREQIRIGRLHNPNGVEEIKIGPYACSPNELDQGFEVEVTKWEIG from the coding sequence ATGTGGAACAATTATCAGTGGATGAACAAGCCGCAGAAAATCGAAGAGCAGAATGACAGACTTATTTTTCACACGCAGGGAGACACTGACTTCTGGAGAAATACACACTATCAGTTCAACCGGATGACTGGACATGCTTTACTTAAACGAATTCCGTCAGAAGAGTTCCGCTGCACCGGCTCATTCAAGGTGAAACCTGAACATACTTTTGATCAGGCCGGGATTCTGATTTATGTGGATGAGGATAACTGGATGAAATGTTCAGTTGAATATATTCCAGAAGGACCTTCTCACCTTGGGGCCGTTGTGACCTCACATGCCTACTCAGACTGGTCTACACAGAATTTTTCAAACGAACGGATTGGTGAAGAAATGACGTTTGAAATCATTTATCAATCGAATGATGTTGAGATTTATTTTATTGATCAGGAAGGAAACCGTGAACAGATCAGGATCGGTCGTCTTCATAACCCGAATGGTGTGGAAGAGATTAAAATTGGTCCTTATGCCTGCAGCCCCAATGAGCTCGATCAGGGGTTTGAGGTGGAAGTGACGAAGTGGGAAATAGGATAA
- a CDS encoding GNAT family N-acetyltransferase: MSESLEKITALKTICEQFDRIQLKLNENTLESGQGVKIFQHTENGKLTGFLGVYDFGVTAEVCGMVHPDFRRQGIFTALFKEALHFISEGGYKTVLLNTPASSASGQAFIKKTDATYKMTEYQMKWDQKELPATSEKLNLRKAQSADRAFQIDLDADGFSIPREEVEQFFDGEVADDLTISYIIEWEGQPAGKLRIHFMNEHYWIYGFVVSQELRGKGIGRNALLSVLHQLQGEGREIHLEVEAENKGPLKLYESCGFEVYHAQDYYTYIW, encoded by the coding sequence ATGTCAGAATCACTCGAAAAAATCACAGCACTTAAAACAATATGCGAGCAATTCGACCGTATCCAGCTGAAGCTGAATGAAAATACCCTTGAAAGCGGTCAGGGTGTAAAGATCTTTCAGCATACCGAAAATGGAAAGCTTACCGGATTCCTTGGCGTATATGATTTTGGTGTGACTGCTGAAGTTTGCGGGATGGTTCATCCTGATTTCAGAAGACAGGGGATTTTCACAGCACTTTTTAAAGAAGCGCTCCACTTTATAAGTGAAGGAGGATATAAAACTGTTTTACTGAATACACCAGCTTCATCAGCTTCCGGGCAGGCATTTATCAAAAAAACTGATGCCACTTACAAAATGACTGAATACCAAATGAAGTGGGATCAAAAAGAGTTGCCTGCAACATCTGAAAAGCTCAATTTGCGTAAAGCACAGTCAGCTGACCGGGCATTTCAGATTGACCTGGACGCAGACGGCTTTTCAATCCCGCGGGAAGAAGTCGAACAGTTCTTTGATGGAGAGGTTGCAGATGATTTAACCATTTCCTATATCATTGAATGGGAAGGTCAGCCTGCCGGTAAGCTCAGAATTCATTTCATGAATGAGCATTACTGGATTTACGGTTTTGTGGTGTCTCAAGAACTAAGAGGAAAGGGCATTGGCAGGAATGCGTTATTAAGCGTGCTTCATCAGCTTCAAGGGGAAGGACGCGAGATTCATCTTGAAGTGGAGGCTGAAAATAAAGGTCCTTTGAAGCTTTATGAATCCTGCGGGTTTGAGGTCTATCATGCACAGGATTATTATACTTACATCTGGTAG
- a CDS encoding DIP1984 family protein, translating to MKLAEALITRADYQKRIEQLRHRLIQNARVQEGEEPNEDPKELQNELEQILKQLKTLIQDINRTNLQTPFDDKRSLADALTERELIGQERRIFSELAEQASVRHDRYSRSEIKSVSTINVKETQKRVDDLSQEYRKLDTKIQELNWLTECIK from the coding sequence ATGAAACTGGCAGAAGCACTCATTACCCGTGCAGATTATCAGAAGAGAATTGAGCAATTAAGACATCGGCTGATCCAGAATGCAAGAGTGCAGGAGGGTGAAGAACCAAATGAAGATCCGAAAGAGTTGCAAAATGAGCTTGAGCAGATTCTGAAACAGCTGAAAACGCTCATTCAGGATATCAACCGGACTAATTTGCAAACACCATTTGACGATAAACGTTCACTGGCTGATGCGTTAACGGAACGTGAGCTGATTGGACAGGAACGGCGCATTTTCAGTGAGCTTGCTGAGCAGGCTTCCGTGCGTCATGACCGTTATTCACGTTCAGAAATCAAATCGGTTTCTACCATCAATGTGAAGGAAACGCAGAAGCGCGTTGATGATCTTTCTCAGGAATACCGTAAGCTTGATACGAAAATTCAGGAGCTGAACTGGCTGACTGAATGTATTAAGTAA
- a CDS encoding GGDEF domain-containing protein has translation MIKELFSNFTILITSLFLYTQVTQSSPLVRESSVRRKVVAGLLAGVLSNILMQYSMNFGSTIIDLRHIPILLVAFYGGSIPAVTAMLLVIAGRFMIGFNLSSVAASLLIVAITASALLIFNSRFSKRMKIFLSLTVSNVIFTIVVVYLLNDLSILPMLISIYWSISYTAGFVSFSTVEYIRDSQKLMNRFKLEAKTDGLTGLNNVRQFDQVFNSLCMQAEKKQEQLSLLFIDIDHFKQVNDTYGHNEGDLVLIELSNVLKQTVRSFDIVSRNGGEEFTVILLDCSFKKAREISERVRRQVEQHPFKLSTGEVIMVTVSIGLASYHETTRLPKLLLKDADHALYKAKQTGRNRVCHSPAENMHTARP, from the coding sequence ATGATTAAGGAACTGTTTTCTAATTTTACAATTTTAATTACATCATTGTTTCTATATACACAAGTTACCCAGTCATCACCATTAGTGCGTGAGTCCTCTGTCAGAAGAAAAGTGGTCGCCGGGCTGTTAGCCGGCGTGTTAAGTAATATACTGATGCAATATAGCATGAATTTTGGTTCAACGATTATTGATCTCAGGCATATTCCCATTCTGCTTGTTGCTTTTTATGGGGGCAGCATACCAGCAGTTACCGCGATGCTACTTGTGATTGCAGGGCGCTTTATGATTGGATTCAACCTTTCATCTGTCGCTGCTTCACTATTAATTGTAGCAATTACAGCGTCGGCACTGCTGATATTTAACAGCCGCTTCAGTAAACGCATGAAAATCTTTCTGTCACTAACTGTCTCTAATGTTATTTTTACAATCGTTGTCGTTTATCTGCTCAATGATCTGAGTATCCTGCCGATGCTGATTTCTATCTACTGGTCTATCTCGTATACCGCAGGATTCGTTTCATTTTCAACTGTAGAGTATATCAGAGATAGCCAAAAGCTGATGAATCGTTTTAAACTTGAGGCAAAAACGGACGGATTGACCGGCTTAAATAATGTTCGTCAATTCGATCAGGTATTTAACAGCCTCTGTATGCAGGCTGAGAAAAAACAGGAACAGCTCTCTTTACTTTTTATTGATATTGACCATTTTAAGCAGGTAAATGATACATATGGTCACAATGAAGGAGACCTTGTGCTAATTGAGCTGAGCAATGTGCTGAAGCAGACTGTGCGCTCGTTTGACATTGTCAGCCGCAATGGCGGGGAAGAATTCACTGTGATCTTACTCGATTGCTCATTTAAAAAAGCCCGGGAGATTAGCGAGCGGGTGCGCAGACAGGTGGAACAGCATCCATTCAAACTATCAACCGGTGAAGTAATTATGGTGACTGTTTCCATTGGACTTGCTTCCTATCACGAAACGACCAGACTGCCCAAGCTATTATTAAAAGATGCTGATCATGCACTATATAAGGCAAAGCAGACAGGCAGAAACAGAGTATGCCATTCGCCCGCTGAGAATATGCATACAGCACGTCCATAA
- a CDS encoding P1 family peptidase — protein sequence MGMKVGLLPTGELNCITDVCGVKVGHVTLDHEIGEGGDRACTGVTAILPHKGNLFREKVTAASYVLNGFGKTTGLVQLNELGVLESPIMLTNTFGVPAVTQGTLEYMLNQNPEIGDTTGTINVVVGECNDSYLNSIRKFPVKPAHAREALQLSEAPAEEGAVGAGKGMVCFGYKGGIGTSSRVIEAADAPYTIGVLVLSNFGQKEEFLREKYGITAKGEGIAETPDGSIMIVLATDAPLSDRQLQRVAKRCGIGLGRTGSHFSHGSGDIVIAFSTAYKIPHESESVMESRKQLREDHPVMNHLFQAAAEATEEAILNSLSQAITTKGRDGRVVEHYPLN from the coding sequence ATGGGAATGAAGGTTGGCCTGCTGCCGACTGGAGAACTGAACTGTATTACAGACGTCTGTGGTGTAAAGGTTGGTCACGTTACACTTGATCATGAAATAGGAGAGGGGGGTGATCGTGCTTGTACAGGAGTAACCGCGATCCTTCCACACAAAGGCAACTTGTTCCGTGAAAAAGTAACGGCTGCAAGCTATGTGCTGAACGGCTTTGGCAAAACAACCGGACTTGTTCAGCTTAATGAACTCGGCGTCTTAGAATCGCCTATCATGTTGACCAACACATTTGGCGTACCTGCAGTGACGCAGGGTACGCTTGAATATATGCTTAATCAGAATCCGGAAATCGGTGATACAACCGGCACGATCAATGTTGTGGTCGGTGAATGTAACGACAGTTATTTAAATTCAATACGCAAGTTTCCAGTCAAACCTGCGCACGCACGTGAAGCATTGCAGCTTTCTGAGGCACCTGCTGAAGAAGGCGCAGTTGGTGCGGGTAAAGGTATGGTCTGTTTTGGCTACAAGGGTGGAATTGGAACGTCTTCGAGAGTGATTGAGGCAGCGGATGCCCCATACACAATCGGCGTGCTCGTGTTGAGTAATTTTGGTCAAAAAGAAGAATTCTTACGCGAAAAATATGGGATTACAGCAAAAGGAGAGGGCATTGCTGAAACCCCTGACGGATCAATTATGATTGTCCTTGCAACAGATGCCCCGCTCAGCGACAGACAACTTCAGCGGGTGGCGAAGCGCTGCGGAATCGGACTTGGCAGAACAGGCAGCCACTTCAGTCACGGCAGCGGCGATATCGTGATCGCCTTTTCAACTGCGTATAAAATTCCGCACGAATCAGAATCAGTCATGGAATCACGAAAGCAGCTGAGAGAGGATCATCCTGTGATGAATCACCTGTTTCAGGCAGCAGCTGAGGCGACAGAAGAAGCAATCCTGAACTCGCTTTCTCAGGCCATAACGACAAAAGGAAGAGATGGAAGGGTTGTTGAACACTACCCATTAAATTAA